The following are encoded in a window of Peromyscus leucopus breed LL Stock chromosome X, UCI_PerLeu_2.1, whole genome shotgun sequence genomic DNA:
- the Irs4 gene encoding insulin receptor substrate 4, producing MASCSFAGDRALRRLRAAAAAASAALAAVATTPLLSSGTPTALIGTGSSCPGAMWLPTATGSRSDSESEEEDLPVGDEVCKRGYLRKQKHGHRRYFVLKLETEDAPARLEYYENARKFRHSVRAAAAAAEAAASGAAVPALIPPRRVIILYQCFSVSQRADARYRHLIALFTQDEYFAMVAENESEQESWYLLLSRLILESKRRRCGTLGAQPDGEPGALAAAAAAEPRFYKDVWQVVVKPRGLGHRKELSGVFRLCLTDEEVVFVRLNTEVASVVVQLLSIRRCGHSEQYFFLEVGRSTVIGPGELWMQVDDSVVAQNMHELFLEKMRALCADEYRARCRSYSISVGAHLLTLLSTRRHLGLLPLEPGGWLRRPRFEQFCRLRAIGDREEMLFSRRLIPNEPLPPSRRGRGHLPRARRSRRAVSVPPSFFRPVAPSPREHVSHPDEVFNNRACEASGSSSGNSEEKDKESEEGNGGDYMPMNNWGSGNGRGSGGGQGSSGQGTSSQSSGGNQCSGGRQGSGGGQGSGGQGSGGQGAGGNQCSGNGHGSGGGQRPGGGHGSSGGQGPGDGHGSGGGKNSGGGKDSGSGKNSNDGDRGKSLKKRSYFSKFTQNKQQQMLPPPPPPPPTAGAAGGKGKSGGRFRLYFCADRGATKERKEAKEMRDMESSEGATRGPHRARAFDEDEDDPYVPMRPGVAAPLACSSDYMPMAPQNSSASKKRHSRSPFEDSRGYMMMFPRVSPPPPAPSPPKAPDTNKEDDSKDNDSDSDYMFMAPGAGAIPKNPPNPQGGSSSKSWSSYFSLPSPFQSSPLGQSDHSEYVPMLPGKFLGRGLDKEASFSQGAKDVASKPSTEGSFSKPGDRGLPAKPSDDEPPENKAKRPNRLSFIAKGNKINPNPVEPTQEQRGADSSRDYINIDFIKRERQVPAPPAQGLPDPWGLIADSRLTAFSSYLNIEIGVPFSNPTIRLSDLLRVLPGANTIYLAGARWPFRLFPGNATGSIMEEGEYIEVIFNPTIRPVVPFADTTIRYDAQTGQICVVDPFSECCMNVSLSPGPFSERPPVARLLQEEVQERRRQQSRSQSLFANIRAAVSAFPTDSLDRDFPAASARVAVPAGAPLLAVSRALAVVSALAAAPGFGAFFAGFQATAGFDSASVRWFQPVANVLGAQAVRGVQDIAAGWNPGALNQAARGEDLAARAAAPPPPPRQRRVLRPPERADSEDNDDEDNDIYVRMDFARRDYKK from the coding sequence ATGGCGAGTTGCTCCTTCGCTGGCGACCGAGCACTAAGGAGACTgagagctgcagcagcagcagcctccgcAGCTCTAGCAGCAGTGGCGACCACCCCGCTTCTTTCCTCCGGAACCCCGACCGCACTCATTGGGACCGGGTCGTCCTGTCCGGGAGCCATGTGGCTTCCCACGGCCACTGGCTCCCGGTCAGACTCCGAGTCCGAAGAGGAGGACCTCCCCGTCGGGGATGAAGTCTGCAAACGCGGCTACctgaggaagcagaagcatgGGCACAGGCGTTACTTCGTGCTCAAACTCGAGACCGAAGACGCACCGGCTCGGCTCGAATACTACGAAAATGCCAGGAAGTTCCGCCACAGTGTCCGCGCCGCGGCGGCTGCGGCAGAGGCAGCCGCCTCCGGTGCTGCGGTCCCCGCGCTCATCCCACCAAGGCGCGTGATCATCCTCTACCAGTGCTTCTCCGTGAGCCAACGAGCTGATGCCCGGTACCGACACCTCATTGCCCTTTTCACCCAGGACGAGTACTTCGCGATGGTAGCCGAGAACGAGTCGGAACAAGAAAGCTGGTACTTGCTCCTCAGCCGCCTCATCCTCGAGAGCAAGCGCCGCCGCTGCGGCACGCTAGGCGCGCAGCCGGACGGAGAGCCGGGGGCCctggcggcagcagcggcggcggagCCACGCTTCTACAAAGATGTGTGGCAGGTAGTAGTGAAACCCAGGGGGCTGGGGCACAGAAAAGAGCTGAGCGGCGTGTTCCGGCTGTGTCTTACCGACGAAGAGGTCGTGTTTGTAAGGCTCAATACTGAAGTGGCCAGTGTGGTCGTCCAGCTCCTGAGCATTCGTCGCTGTGGGCACTCAGAGCAGTACTTCTTCTTGGAAGTCGGCAGGTCCACCGTCATCGGTCCAGGGGAGCTGTGGATGCAGGTAGATGATAGTGTGGTGGCCCAAAATATGCATGAGTTGTTTTTGGAGAAAATGAGAGCCTTGTGCGCAGACGAATACAGAGCCCGATGCCGCAGCTACAGCATCAGTGTTGGCGCCCACCTGTTAACCCTGCTGTCCACTAGGAGGCACCTAGGCTTGCTCCCGCTGGAGCCCGGCGGCTGGCTCCGAAGACCCCGCTTTGAGCAATTTTGCCGCCTCAGGGCTATCGGTGATAGGGAAGAGATGCTCTTTTCCAGGCGCCTCATACCCAACGAGCCTCTACCTCCCTccaggagaggaagggggcaCCTGCCCAGAGCCCGCAGGTCCAGGAGAGCGGTTTCAGTACCACCCAGCTTTTTCCGCCCGGTGGCTCCTAGCCCCCGTGAACATGTCTCACACCCTGATGAAGTCTTCAACAACAGAGCTTGTGAAGCCTCGGGCTCCAGCTCTGGCAACtctgaagaaaaagacaaggaaagcGAGGAAGGGAACGGAGGTGATTACATGCCCATGAACAACTGGGGCTCAGGAAATGGCCGGGGCTCAGGAGGTGGACAGGGCTCAAGTGGCCAAGGCACCAGTAGCCAGAGCTCAGGAGGAAACCAGTGCTCAGGTGGCAGACAGGGATCTGGAGGCGGCCAGGGCTCAGGAGGCCAGGGTTCAGGAGGTCAGGGTGCTGGAGGAAACCAGTGCTCAGGAAATGGCCATGGctcaggtggaggccagaggcctggaGGTGGTCATGGTTCAAGTGGTGGCCAGGGACCTGGCGATGGTCATGGCTCAGGTGGTGGCAAGAACTCAGGAGGAGGCAAGGACTCAGGAAGTGGAAAGAACTCCAACGATGGTGACCGTGGAAAATCTCTGAAGAAGAGATCATACTTTAGTAAATTCACTCAAAATAAGCAACAGCAAATGCTGCCTCCACCGCCACCTCCACCACCAACAGCTGGAGCAGCTGGTGGAAAAGGGAAGTCTGGAGGAAGATTCCGACTTTATTTCTGTGCTGACAGGGGAGCCACAAAAGAACGCAAAGAGGCCAAAGAGATGAGAGATATGGAGAGCTCAGAAGGTGCAACCCGGGGACCACACAGAGCCAGAGCTTTCGATGAAGATGAGGATGACCCATATGTGCCAATGAGGCCAGGGGTGGCCGCTCCTCTTGCATGTTCCAGTGACTATATGCCAATGGCTCCTCAAAATTCCTCTGCTTCAAAAAAGCGCCACTCTAGGTCACCCTTTGAAGACTCCAGAGGGTACATGATGATGTTTCCCAGAGTGAGCCCACCACCACCTGCACCAAGTCCTCCAAAAGCACCAGATACTAATAAAGAGGATGACTCTAAGGACAATGACAGTGACAGTGACTACATGTTTATGGCTCCTGGAGCAGGTGCAATTCCTAAAAATCCCCCCAATCCTCAGGGAGGATCTTCCTCCAAAAGTTGGAGCTCTTACTTCTCTCTGCCAAGTCCTTTTCAGAGTTCACCCTTGGGACAGAGCGACCATAGTGAGTATGTTCCGATGTTGCCTGGGAAATTCCTGGGGAGGGGTCTAGACAAAGAAGCCTCCTTCAGCCAGGGCGCCAAAGATGTGGCTTCAAAGCCTTCCACTGAGGGGTCATTCTCAAAACCTGGAGATAGGGGGTTACCTGCAAAGCCTTCAGATGATGAGCCCCCAGAGAACAAGGCTAAGAGACCTAACAGACTTTCTTTTAttgcaaaaggaaataaaatcaatccCAATCCAGTAGAGCCCacacaggagcagagaggagctgACAGCTCTCGTGACTATATCAACATTGACTTCATTAAGAGAGAGCGCCAAGTGCCAGCTCCCCCTGCTCAAGGACTGCCAGATCCATGGGGCTTAATTGCTGACTCCAGACTCACAGCTTTTTCTAGCTACCTGAATATTGAAATCGGGGTGCCCTTTTCAAATCCAACAATCCGCCTTTCAGATCTTTTAAGAGTTCTACCAGGTGCCAACACCATCTATCTGGCCGGTGCTAGGTGGCCCTTTCGTCTTTTCCCAGGCAATGCTACAGGTAGTATTATGGAAGAGGGTGAATACATTGAAGTAATTTTCAACCCAACCATTAGACCAGTCGTGCCTTTTGCTGACACTACCATTCGCTATGATGCTCAAACTGGTCAAATCTGTGTAGTCGACCCATTTTCTGAGTGCTGTATGAacgtttctctctctcctggtccATTCTCTGAACGGCCACCTGTAGCTaggctgctgcaggaggaagtgcAGGAGAGAAGACGCCAGCAAAGCCGTTCCCAAAGTTTATTTGCCAACATCCGAGCCGCTGTCTCTGCTTTCCCGACTGACAGCTTGGACAGAGACTTTCCCGCCGCTTCTGCCCGGGTTGCTGTTCCAGCTGGGGCGCCCCTCTTGGCAGTGAGCCGGGCATTAGCTGTGGTCTCTGCGCTAGCCGCGGCCCCCGGCTTTGGCGCTTTCTTTGCCGGCTTCCAGGCCACTGCCGGATTTGACTCCGCCTCCGTTCGCTGGTTCCAACCTGTTGCTAATGTTCTTGGTGCCCAGGCTGTAAGAGGGGTCCAGGATATTGCCGCAGGTTGGAATCCTGGAGCTCTTAACCAAGCTGCCAGAGGTGAGGACCTGGCGGCCCGCGCTGCCGCTCCACCACCGCCACCTCGCCAGCGACGGGTGCTGAGACCCCCAGAGAGAGCGGATTCTGAGGACAACGACGACGAAGACAACGACATTTACGTGAGAATGGACTTTGCCAGACGTGACTACAAGAAGTGA